Part of the Chitinispirillum alkaliphilum genome, GCAATTTCGTCGACACCTATAGCTTGTACTGCAGAAAGGTCTCTTTTTTCCAAGCCATGGTCAACGACATACTTGATTGATTCAAAAATACTGTCCCATGATACTCCAAAGCGGTCTGCAACTTGTGACCAGCTAATCAACCGTGCCCATTGTGATAAGAAAATTCTGAAAGCATTACATAACGAACTCTTGCCTTTTGCCCATGGTAAGTGCTCCACCACAACTCCGTGAACATTGCAGTTTACCCGACGGGGACGGTATCGGAAAAGTACAGGTATGTTCCACATCGGGACAAACATGAAAAGCCTTTCCGGCAATCGATCATAGCCAGGTGATTTCTTGCAGCATTTGGAGCATGTGGCTCTGCTGTTTTCCCTCGGTTCTATATCAATGATGATTCTGTCTCTGCCAATGGATTGATCAATTTGTACTGACTTGTAAATAAATCCCTTGTAATGCTGAATGCGATTTAGTATTGTTTTTAAGACCATGGTACCTTTCTCCATATTTTGGTTGTGCAAAACTTAAAATACAGAAAAGTACACATGCTCACTTTTTTTTACCCACAAATTATTCTGAATACCCGTTTTTACTTTATCTATAAAATACCGTCAAATAATTTGGGTAATACAAAGTTAACCAAAAGTGTTGAATAGAACTTCGAAATCAAAGATATCACCAGCTCTCAAAGCACTATTTACATACGGCACAGGAGTTGATTTCATGAAAAATTCATATTATCTATTTGCGATTGTTTCTATTGGCTTTCTCTTACCGATTACAGGGTGCTTTATGGGCTATCAGATAAATACTCTGGAGGACTCGGCATCAAAAAGAAAAAGTACTTTTTCATGCAACTAAAGAGAAACAAAATACTCGCAGAATCGCAATAATCTACGAAAGTATGCCAGCAGATACGGTTATTCCTACCCTCAACCGGTGTTGCATCTGGTTTTCGGAAATAATACAGTTACTGATGCGAGTCCTTTTATCGCTCCACTATTTGTATCAAATTATACTCATATGAACT contains:
- a CDS encoding transposase, encoding MVLKTILNRIQHYKGFIYKSVQIDQSIGRDRIIIDIEPRENSRATCSKCCKKSPGYDRLPERLFMFVPMWNIPVLFRYRPRRVNCNVHGVVVEHLPWAKGKSSLCNAFRIFLSQWARLISWSQVADRFGVSWDSIFESIKYVVDHGLEKRDLSAVQAIGVDEIAIKSGHKYATVVYQIDAGCRRLLWIGKDRKAKTLLRFF